One Malus domestica chromosome 11, GDT2T_hap1 genomic region harbors:
- the LOC139189430 gene encoding uncharacterized protein, whose translation MVDEALRRDMTNISRSPFTDEIEQAEPPRKFSMPHCTSFKGDGDPERHLKHYRSAMVLYRNNDALMCKIFATTLQGEAQDWFHTLPARSIQNFDDLSMVFTKEYSSYRSIKKKSDHLFNVKKNPKESLRDYVKRFKAEKAKIVGCDNSIASAAFQKGLPADHPLFGEMIMKEDLTLADSFALAEKHALWDEAQQAEKAPEQPRKELAAAQKKDEKQPNKSRQEVKRRDRPTTKEGPMTNNYSKFSIPIHQILRDIKNEPWFKLPKQSKGDTSKLDHTKYCAFHRGPGHTTNDCYTWKNYLGKLVKEGKVDRYLDKPAE comes from the coding sequence ATGGTTGATGAAGCACTAAGGCGAgatatgaccaacataagcaggtcacctttcacggatgagatcgagcaggcagagcctccgcgcaagtttagcatgccgcactgcacatctttcaaaggagacGGGGATCCCGAAAGACACTTGAAGCATTACCGAAGTGCGATGGTCCTTTATCGGAATAATGATGCCCTTATGTGTAAAATATTCGCCACTACTTTACAAGgcgaggcacaagattggtttcatACCTTGCCAGCACGATCCATCCagaattttgatgatctttccatggttttcaccaaagaatactcatcttatcgttcgatcaagaaaaagtccgaTCACCTGTTCAAcgtaaagaaaaacccaaaagagtcaCTTCGCGATTACGTGAAgagattcaaagcagagaaggcaaagATCGTCGGATGCGACAACTCGATAGCAAGTGCAGCTTTCCAAAAAGGACtaccagcagaccacccactgtttggagaaatgatcatgaaagaagacctaactctagcagattcctttgctttggcagagaagcatgcactttgggacgaggctcaaCAAGCAGAAAAGGCTCCCGAACAGCCTCGAAAAGAGTTGGCAGCTGCTCAAAAGAAGGATGAAAAACAACCCAACAAGAGCAGGCAGGAGGTCAAGCGCAGAGACCGACCCACGACCAAAGAAGGTCCGATGACCAATAACTATTCTAAGTTCTCAATTCCAATTCATCAAATCCTTCGTGACATCAAGAAtgaaccatggttcaagttGCCGAAACAGTCAAAaggagatacttccaagttggaccaCACCAAGTATTGCGCATTCCACCGAGGTCCTGGTCACACAACCAACgactgctacacttggaagaactacctaggGAAACTCGTGAAAGAAGGCAAAGTCGATAGATATTTGGACAAGCCAGCTGAGTAG